One part of the Rickettsiales bacterium genome encodes these proteins:
- a CDS encoding HigA family addiction module antitoxin, producing the protein MKKLKPIHPGDILFYEFMKPLKISQNKLARDIDVPPARINAILKHTRSVTADTALRLARYFNTSPEFWVNMQSHYDLRVAQNEYSKEIEKSVRLNAAIFSPSFS; encoded by the coding sequence ATGAAAAAACTTAAACCAATACACCCGGGGGATATTTTATTTTATGAGTTTATGAAGCCTCTAAAAATCAGCCAAAATAAACTCGCAAGAGATATTGATGTTCCGCCTGCAAGAATAAACGCTATTCTAAAGCATACTAGAAGTGTTACCGCAGATACAGCCTTAAGGCTAGCGAGATACTTCAATACCTCACCTGAATTTTGGGTTAATATGCAATCTCACTATGACTTAAGGGTTGCTCAAAATGAGTATTCAAAAGAAATAGAAAAATCAGTTAGGTTAAACGCGGCTATTTTTTCGCCTTCATTTTCCTAA